In Podospora pseudoanserina strain CBS 124.78 chromosome 5, whole genome shotgun sequence, a single window of DNA contains:
- a CDS encoding hypothetical protein (EggNog:ENOG503NV0R; COG:S) has protein sequence MAPSLFNFKELRRRSRQSFRTERSTDTSSDASNGTTPTSGSSTPPSIGQQSDPALNLQLADKFLSPSSAGLSRPSAQPYPNGGSNRYSVSGMAGLGSPVSNGGKGPSLPVSQYSPRITNVPDNSWAYQKILLVYGTVGDPSQQSVDGTVTVSRLDDNFPPVSWPVCNSHFKALVYMMPGANRLRFDFSSPKLANSGSSNPIHASYLTVHMIPPVAAPPLQLAILLAKDSPGTFDAVPARIEREGNGLDTAVRKLRMAAYLWQAFTAEQMWRNKFGRRTFRFEEEWTTGTVNQRDRENGTMRSEARVHVIRTDKTLAELRNLNRAQQNPNASDSGGLYGIAADAVRDYFKPLPGQKLYVSVLLLDAHWDTASKTIVGHAALGGNVGDLHLGVFGSHCLQSYPTSFEEVVPAFTDCTPTDTNHVGNDCNDAGSSWEAANIGIGAHMHETGHLFGLPHQESGVMLRDYVTLNRTFVSREAYSTRTRSKGGPVTQEDECTWHRLDCLRFRSHPCFRLPNDMVLNSDDSVQAWPVDGLTVMAATGVSFIEIFGEGDDVCHSWIEYPAENGSVQRSVTLSEQDLRSRLPEGKRKGTIKLAIKSHGGGSLDIDDCSKFCSTKSCLKLPSALPGIPKNAYRGKKLGASQLEGSQPHEFIFTSALRQDRVLSRIIFYHGLAVDGLEFVYDDDSRQLFGKRGGKEGGDTFDMDIRRGEYITGFFVRSGFWVDAIQVLTSLGRRSPLFGNAHGGDAHTLIPPRGYNICGVTGSCGSWVDGFSVIVTR, from the exons ATGGCTCCGTCCCTCTTCAACTTTAAGGAACTGCGGAGGCGGTCCAGGCAAAGCTTCCGGACCGAACGATCGACCGATACGTCTAGCGACGCCAGTAACGGTACTACTCCTACTTCCGGGTCCTCGACGCCGCCATCGATCGGCCAGCAATCCGATCCCGCTTTGAATCTGCAATTGGCAGACAAATTCCTCTCCCCGTCCTCTGCCGGTCTCTCACGCCCATCAGCCCAGCCATACCCCAACGGTGGCAGCAACCGATACAGCGTATCAGGCATGGCAGGTCTTGGGTCACCTGTTTCAAACGGCGGGAAGGGCCCAAGTTTGCCGGTGTCCCAGTACTCGCCCCGGATCACAAATGTGCCAGACAATTCCTGG GCATATCAAAAGATTTTGTTGGTCTATGGTACAGTTGGCGACCCCTCTCAACAGTCGGTTGACGGGACAGTCACTGTGAGCCGCTTGGACGACAACTTCCCTCCAGTCTCGTGGCCAGTATGCAACTCCCACTTCAAGGCACTTGTTTACATGATGCCCGGCGCCAATCGCCTGCGCTTTGACTTCTCTAGCCCCAAGCTTGCCAACAGTGGATCTTCCAACCCTATTCACGCTTCCTACCTAACGGTTCATATGATTCCTCCGGTTGCTGCACCACCACTGCAGCTTGCCATACTGTTGGCAAAGGATTCACCAGGCACGTTCGATGCAGTCCCGGCCAGGATCGAGAGGGAGGGTAATGGCCTTGACACGGCGGTCCGCAAGCTCCGCATGGCTGCGTACCTGTGGCAAGCCTTTACTGCGGAACAGATGTGGCGCAACAAATTCGGCCGTCGCACTTTtaggtttgaggaggagtggaCGACAGGCACGGTCAACCAACGAGACAGGGAAAATGGGACGATGCGCTCCGAGGCGCGTGTTCATGTCATCCGAACCGACAAAACACTGGCAGAGCTACGGAATCTGAACAGGGCACAGCAGAATCCTAATGCATCCGACTCAGGGGGCCTATATGGCATTGCCGCCGACGCTGTGCGCGACTATTTCAAACCGCTACCCGGACAAAAGTTGTACGTGTCGGTTCTCCTGCTCGATGCCCATTGGGACACGGCCTCCAAGACAATCGTGGGACATGCTGCGCTGGGCGGAAATGTTGGCGATCTGCACCTGGGTGTGTTTGGGTCTCATTGCCTCCAGAGCTACCCAACGAGCTTCGAGGAGGTTGTCCCTGCTTTTACCGACTGTACGCCTACAGACACGAACCATGTGGGCAACGACTGCAATGATGCCGGGAGCTCGTGGGAGGCGGCCAACATAGGAATCGGCGCCCACATGCACGAAACCGGGCACCTCTTTGGCTTGCCACACCAGGAGAGCGGGGTCATGCTGAGGGACTACGTTACGCTGAATCGTACGTTTGTCTCCCGCGAAGCATACTCGACCCGAACGCGGTCCAAGGGCGGTCCCGTGACACAGGAGGACGAGTGCACCTGGCACCGTCTGGACTGTCTTCGCTTTCGCAGCCACCCGTGCTTCCGACTGCCAAACGACATGGTGCTGAATTCGGATGACAGCGTGCAGGCATGGCCGGTAGATGGCCTGACCGTCATGGCAGCCACGGGTGTGTCGTTCATCGAAATCTTTGGCGAAGGGGATGATGTGTGTCACAGTTGGATCGAGTACCCCGCCGAAAATGGCAGTGTCCAACGGTCAGTCACGCTGAGCGAGCAGGACTTGCGAAGCCGACTGCCCGAAGGCAAGCGGAAGGGAACCATCAAGCTGGCGATTAAGTCCCACGGCGGTGGCTCATTGGATATTGACGACTGCAGCAAGTTCTGTTCGACCAAGTCTTGTCTGAAACTCCCAAGCGCTCTTCCTGGGATTCCCAAGAATGCCTACCGTGGCAAGAAGCTGGGAGCGTCGCAGCTGGAGGGTAGCCAGCCTCATGAATTTATCTTCACCAGTGCTTTGAGACAAGACCGGGTCTTGTCACGTATTATCTTTTACCACGGCTTGGCTGTGGATGGCTTGGAGTTTGTTTATGACGATGATTCAAGACAATTGTTTGGCAAGAGAGgcggaaaagaagggggagacacTTTTGATATGG ATATTCGCCGTGGTGAATACATTACCGGCTTTTTTGTTCGCTCTGGCTTTTGGGTGGACGCTATTCAGGTCTTGACAAGTTTGGGGAGAAGATCGCCATTGTTTGGTAATGCCCACGGAGGCGATGC CCACACACTGATACCCCCCAGAGGCTACAACATCTGCGGTGTCACCGGCAGCTGCGGCTCCTGGGTGGACGGCTTTTCCGTTATCGTCACGAGATGA
- a CDS encoding hypothetical protein (EggNog:ENOG503NX6E; COG:S) yields MQPGNMMSSPLKIHPEEVAGKVLKRAEISKMARRLQNRLALAQFKTKHGLEDLTLDKIEPRFEDRIRRNRYPDGDILSDSSSSASDLPYPSRTLMSSPLKAPIFSDAIMSSNGSTGHRKRTYVASFDHTMSSPSKRFRQSPTAHRSFSHPLWKDSEHQLTQSSPMKPKRQQHFTTSAGPDLSFYAGSKQISDVYVSTNYAANSDDDDDLPIQSFQARNSIRISPPRTPPMRSRSLMKKPRDRQSAADNDNAMNNKTGQEGADLLLYLAASPSPAQPRTNNRLMEPPSTPPPKKNNLALPSSMMTTPGGGNPFPATPGMNAFNFEDFVHMTPSPAQKPWKTPLGMGGRTPASVARRRLTFDDTTA; encoded by the exons ATGCAACCCGGCAACATGATGTCGTCGCCGTTGAAGATACATCCCGAGGAGGTTGCGGGCAAGGTGCTCAAGAGGGCTGAAATCAGCAAG ATGGCCAGGAGACTGCAGAACCGCCTCGCTCTTGCCCAATTCAAAACGAAGCATGGGCTCGAAGACCTGACCCTCGATAAGATCGAGCCCAGGTTCGAGGACAGGATTCGGCGCAACCGCTATCCCGACGGTGACATCTTGTCCGACTCCTCTTCAAGCGCATCCGACCTCCCGTACCCCTCGAGAACATTGATGAGCTCCCCGCTCAAGGCGCCCATCTTTTCCGATGCTATCATGTCCAGCAATGGCAGCACCGGTCACCGAAAGCGCACATATGTCGCATCTTTTGATCACACCATGTCGAGTCCAAGCAAACGCTTTCGCCAGTCCCCCACCGCCCACAGATCCTTCAGCCACCCCCTGTGGAAAGACTCTGAACACCAGCTCACTCAGTCATCACCCATGAAACCGAAGCGACAGCAACActtcaccacctcggccGGTCCCGATCTGTCGTTTTATGCAGGCTCCAAACAAATCAGCGACGTTTACGTTTCTACAAACTATGCCGCCAAttctgatgacgatgatgacctccccatccaatcCTTCCAGGCCAGAAACAGCATCCGCATATCACCACCCCGAACCCCACCAATGCGCAGCCGCAGCCTCATGAAGAAGCCCAGAGACAGGCAATCAGCAGCGGACAATGACAACGCGATGAATAACAAGACGGGCCAGGAAGGTGCCGACCTCTTGTTGTACCTCGccgcctcgccctccccgGCTCAACCCCGAACCAACAACCGGCTGATGGAGCCCCCCtccactccaccaccaaagaagaACAACTTGGCGCTTCCATCCTCGATGATGACCACCCCGGGCGGAGgcaaccccttccccgccaCACCCGGCATGAACGCCTTCAACTTTGAAGACTTTGTGCACATGACGCCGAGCCCGGCGCAAAAGCCGTGGAAGACTCCGCTCGGAATGGGCGGCAGGACGCCGGCGAGTgtggcgaggagaaggcttACGTTTGATGATACGACTGCTTGA
- the GCD6 gene encoding translation initiation factor eIF-2B epsilon subunit, GEF (BUSCO:EOG09260RS7; EggNog:ENOG503NUFH; COG:J) produces MSKQGGKGAAGKGKKPAKAGGDDKREDALQAVIIADYFQDRFRPFTLDKPRCLLPLVNIPVIEYTLEFLASNGVQEVFIYCGTHSEDIEQYIHESTRWSPNSAISPFSSLEFIRVSDATSVGDFLRDLDKRSLISGDFILVHGDLVANIQLDGILAKHRARREANRDACMTVVLRSVGEEPHRAAKARGITPVFVIGDTDGRCLQYDEIHPLMKDRRLLLDPSVFKHGSFELRSDLIDCGIDICTPDVLALWSESFDYELPRKNFLHGVLKDWELNGKLIYTEIFEDGYAARASNLQMYDCISKDILERWVLPFAPDSNLMHDQSYQKVKNNSFVESGVLVERGSKVLQSAIGKDTSIKAGSVISGSVVGRRCQVGKNVKIKDSYIFDDSTIEDGAVITHSILAGGVKIGANVQIPEGSLISYNVEIDRDVRLPTKLPARISAKTDNGQPVENDASLVGPGGKGAVYSVTADDSDSDSDDEGDGDPAQLQNNLIYSLEGLNISTLSVSTLASEDDYDSDEDDEHAGYLHAGDGQRERLSSFTSDDASKPDAFHGDAVNGLVDALRGDDNADFDSAKLEFMGLRLANNASDSSMRRAIAVAFTKRAAEMLTPEHGGLEPAKAAERVLKDKNGAVKFIKDVGVGGDDVKQQTEFALALQKGLVSVRGLEPSRAGTLLAALLQQLYTLDVLEEDGILAWWADRRADEGDTMTTVKERCKILVDWLEEADEEDSDEDEDDEDSD; encoded by the exons ATGTCCAAACAAGGTGGTAAGGGTGCCgccggcaagggcaagaagccTGCCAAGGCTGGCGGCGATGACAAGAGAGAGGATGCCCTCCAGGCTGTGATCATTGCCGATTACTTCCAAGACAGATTCAGACCATTCACTCTGGATAAGCCTAGG TGTCTTCTCCCCTTGGTCAACATCCCAGTCATCGAGTATACCCTCGAATTCCTTGCCTCGAACGGCGTACAGGAGGTCTTTATATACTGCGGCACACACTCCGAAGACATCGAGCAATACATCCACGAGTCCACACGATGGAGCCCCAACagcgccatctcccccttctcctccctcgagtTCATCCGAGTATCCGACGCCACCTCAGTCGGCGACTTTCTTCGCGACCTGGACAAGCGCAGTTTGATCTCGGGCGACTTCATTCTCGTCCATGGTGACCTGGTCGCCAACATCCAGCTAGATGGCATCCTGGCCAAGCACAGAGCGAGAAGGGAAGCGAACCGCGATGCCTGCATGACAGTTGTTTTGCGCTCCGTTGGAGAGGAACCACACAGAGCCGCCAAAGCTCGAGGTATCACGCCTGTCTTTGTTATCGGTGACACAGACGGCAGGTGCTTGCAGTACGATGAGATCCACCCATTAATGAAGGACCGACGACTACTTTTGGACCCTTCAGTATTCAAGCACGGATCTTTCGAATTACGAAGCGACCTTATCGACTGCGGTATCGATATTTGCACACCCGATGTCTTGGCCTTGTGGTCTGAGAGTTTCGATTATGAGCTGCCGAGGAAAAACTTTTTGCATGGTGTGCTGAAGGATTGGGAACTAAACGGCAAGTTGATCTACACTGAGATCTTCGAGGACGGGTACGCGGCCCGTGCCAGCAACCTGCAGATGTACGATTGCATCAGCAAGGATATTCTCGAGCGATGGGTGCTCCCCTTTGCGCCAGACAGCAACCTCATGCACGACCAATCATACCAGAAGGTCAAGAACAACTCTTTCGTTGAGTCGGGCGTATTGGTAGAAAGAGGGAGCAAGGTGTTACAGTCGGCCATTGGGAAGGACACATCCATCAAGGCTGGGAGCGTTATCTCGGGCAGCgttgttgggaggaggtgtcAGGTTGGCAAGAATgtcaagatcaaggacaGCTACATCTTTGATGATTCCACCATTGAGGATGGTGCCGTCATTACGCACTCGATATTGGCAGGCGGTGTCAAGATTGGAGCGAATGTGCAAATCCCAGAGGGGTCCCTGATTTCCTATAATGTGGAGATCGATAGAGATGTCAGGCTGCCAACAAAGCTACCAGCGCGGATTTCCGCCAAGACGGATAACGGTCAGCCCGTTGAGAACGACGCTTCTCTTGTGGGGCCGGGTGGAAAGGGTGCCGTCTACAGCGTCACGGCAGACGACTCAGATTCGGattctgatgatgagggtgatggagacCCAGCCCAGCTACAAAACAACCTCATCTACTCACTCGAGggcctcaacatctccacaTTATCTGTCTCTACGCTCGCATCAGAGGACGACTATGACtcagatgaggatgacgagcATGCTGGATACTTGCATGCTGGTGATGGGCAGAGGGAGCGCCTGTCATCATTTACCTCTGACGATGCCTCCAAACCTGACGCCTTCCACGGTGATGCAGTCAATGGCTTGGTGGACGCTCTTCGGGGGGATGACAATGCAGACTTTGACTCGGCCAAGCTGGAGTTCATGGGTCTTAGGTTGGCTAACAACGCTTCAGACAGCTCCATGCGCCGCGCTATTGCCGTTGCGTTTACCAAGCGTGCGGCCGAGATGTTGACCCCAGAGCATGGTGGTCTGGAACCagccaaggctgccgagagAGTTCTCAAAGACAAGAACGGGGCCGTCAAGTTCATCAAGGatgtcggtgttggtggtgacgatgtCAAGCAACAAACCGAGTTTGCGCTTGCGCTGCAGAAGGGGCTGGTGAGCGTTAGGGGACTTGAGCCTAGTAGAGCTGGGACACTCCTTGCTGCTTTGCTTCAGCAGCTTTACACCTTGGATgtgcttgaggaggatggtatTCTCGCTTGGTGGGCTGATAGGAGAGCTGACGAGGGTGACACGATGACCACTGTCAAGGAGAGGTGCAAGATTTTGGTGGattggctggaggaggcggatgaggaggatagtgatgaggatgaggatgatgaggacagCGATTAA